Proteins encoded in a region of the Shewanella polaris genome:
- a CDS encoding LysR substrate-binding domain-containing protein, with product MNISLKQLNVFMSITQHNTLTAAAQAIYLSKAAVSMALAELEKQLGHPLFDRVNNRLVLNQEGHKLLPLADELLSRANNINQLFDAEQAFAGQLKIGASDTIGNHVVPGLLSQFRHQHQHFSQSVFISNSRLICQKLRDYELDIGLIEGNTPHPDLIATPFSHDNMCIIVAPEHPFCHIKKPHITDLSPSDWILREAGSGSREFFLRALAPHIETWHEVFELNTTEALINSVAAGIGLGCLSTLAAQYAVSDGRVTQLDSHIKGDNIKMQRPFWLVIHNDKYHSPLLKCFIEFCHQWDNT from the coding sequence ATGAATATTTCACTTAAACAACTCAATGTGTTTATGAGTATTACTCAACACAACACCTTAACGGCTGCAGCTCAAGCTATCTACTTGTCTAAAGCGGCGGTGAGTATGGCATTAGCAGAATTAGAAAAACAACTCGGCCATCCGTTGTTTGATCGAGTCAATAATCGTTTAGTGCTTAATCAAGAAGGACACAAGCTATTACCACTTGCTGATGAGCTGCTAAGTAGAGCAAATAATATCAATCAATTATTTGATGCAGAGCAAGCTTTTGCAGGACAATTAAAAATTGGCGCCAGTGACACTATAGGTAATCATGTTGTACCCGGGTTATTGAGTCAGTTTCGCCACCAGCATCAACATTTTTCTCAAAGTGTGTTTATTTCAAATTCGCGGCTAATCTGCCAAAAGCTGCGTGATTACGAGTTAGACATTGGCTTAATTGAGGGGAACACGCCTCACCCGGATCTTATCGCAACACCATTCAGCCATGACAACATGTGCATTATTGTCGCTCCAGAACACCCTTTTTGTCATATTAAAAAACCGCACATTACCGATTTATCACCGAGTGACTGGATACTGCGAGAGGCAGGTTCGGGATCGCGAGAGTTCTTTTTGCGCGCCCTTGCACCCCATATCGAGACTTGGCATGAAGTGTTTGAGCTTAATACTACTGAAGCGTTAATTAATAGTGTGGCTGCGGGAATTGGTTTAGGGTGTTTATCGACGCTAGCGGCTCAATATGCTGTAAGCGATGGACGTGTCACTCAGCTCGATTCTCATATCAAGGGTGATAACATCAAAATGCAGCGACCGTTTTGGTTAGTGATCCACAATGACAAATATCATAGCCCGCTGTTGAAATGTTTTATTGAGTTTTGCCATCAATGGGATAATACATAA
- a CDS encoding TDT family transporter has translation MIRAVKQTVMIAPTPMAGLALGIASLGWSWEYLVDFHHYGQWVSAAVASVLLLLLAVKFLFHTHLLRQDVAHPVVGSVVPTFAMALMVVSNSFGYASALAGDLMWSFAVLLHISFLVGFIYHRSKQFSLHHMVPSWFIPPIGIVVADVSFSGNAHLMWVAYAALMFGMLSYAVMLPIMIYRLIFAEAIPDAAKPTLAVLAAPASLSLAGYLTITQHPSPVIVGLLFGIGVLMTAIIYLSFFKLLRLPFSPGYAAFTFPMVIGATALFKMTVWMEGIGVEPEYIQQIHLLAELELLIATVVVTYVCLRYVSFYQPNKVSIMDI, from the coding sequence ATGATTCGAGCAGTAAAACAAACAGTAATGATAGCGCCGACACCAATGGCAGGCCTTGCGTTAGGGATTGCCAGTTTAGGTTGGAGTTGGGAATATCTGGTCGATTTCCACCATTATGGTCAGTGGGTAAGTGCAGCCGTTGCCAGTGTATTATTGTTGTTATTAGCGGTTAAATTTTTATTTCATACCCATTTATTGCGTCAAGATGTTGCGCATCCAGTGGTTGGCAGTGTGGTACCCACGTTTGCCATGGCGTTAATGGTGGTGTCTAATTCCTTCGGTTATGCTTCAGCATTAGCTGGAGACTTAATGTGGTCATTTGCGGTGTTGCTGCACATCAGTTTTTTGGTTGGCTTTATTTATCATCGTAGCAAACAGTTTTCCTTGCATCATATGGTGCCGAGTTGGTTTATTCCGCCTATTGGTATTGTAGTGGCCGATGTGTCATTTTCAGGTAATGCTCATCTTATGTGGGTTGCTTATGCGGCGCTTATGTTTGGTATGTTAAGTTATGCAGTGATGTTACCCATAATGATTTATCGGCTTATTTTTGCCGAAGCCATTCCCGATGCGGCAAAACCGACCTTAGCGGTTTTAGCGGCGCCAGCCAGTTTATCATTGGCGGGTTACCTAACCATTACCCAGCATCCGTCACCGGTTATTGTTGGGCTTTTATTTGGTATAGGGGTGTTGATGACCGCGATTATTTACCTGTCGTTTTTTAAGTTATTACGCTTACCTTTTAGCCCCGGCTATGCTGCATTTACGTTTCCGATGGTAATAGGAGCAACAGCATTATTTAAAATGACCGTATGGATGGAAGGTATTGGCGTTGAACCTGAATATATTCAGCAAATTCATTTGCTGGCCGAACTAGAATTGCTTATTGCGACAGTGGTGGTGACATATGTTTGTCTACGATATGTGTCTTTTTATCAACCGAATAAAGTATCGATCATGGATATTTAA
- the ybaK gene encoding Cys-tRNA(Pro) deacylase, with translation MTPAIETAKKHKIDFEVHEYHHDAHCESYGLEAAQKLGLPAQQVFKTLVVSVDNHSLVVGIVPVSSMLSMKSIAKAAGAKKAHMADALAVERSSGYVLGGVSPLGQKKRLLTVIDASAQQYQRIYVSAGKRGVDISLNPMDLQRILNAKFADICAQS, from the coding sequence ATGACCCCAGCAATTGAAACAGCCAAAAAACATAAAATAGATTTTGAAGTACATGAATATCATCATGATGCTCATTGTGAGTCTTATGGATTAGAGGCGGCACAAAAACTGGGGTTACCTGCACAACAAGTGTTTAAAACCTTAGTGGTGAGTGTAGATAATCATTCGCTAGTGGTTGGTATAGTGCCTGTGTCGTCTATGCTCAGTATGAAGTCAATTGCTAAAGCCGCAGGGGCTAAAAAAGCGCACATGGCAGATGCATTAGCGGTGGAGCGTTCAAGTGGTTATGTGCTTGGCGGTGTTAGTCCGTTAGGGCAAAAAAAGCGTTTGCTCACGGTTATTGATGCCTCGGCGCAACAGTATCAACGGATTTACGTTAGCGCCGGCAAAAGAGGCGTAGACATTTCCCTCAATCCTATGGATTTACAACGCATACTCAATGCTAAATTTGCTGATATTTGCGCCCAAAGCTAA
- a CDS encoding DUF2057 domain-containing protein, whose translation MRNIIIGLLFCSVCFNVSQVCVAARLQLPNNTETVLVNGKASQQSSVKLDLTTPDAIQQIAFRYQARYRDNGSQNHFTSDVIILRFTASEQTYTVALPTINSTSRANQFNAHPAITLTNQAGDKVAFTQDKLMKAGLQIGRDFEQEMTLYNTSGAIAAMATNTKLSTVSNTEPGAVVMTPSMMPAATVKGEQAVNNTAAKPLKKTDDITQAEVSRMLDYWYQKANQQTQAEFKAKINN comes from the coding sequence ATGCGTAACATCATCATTGGGTTACTTTTTTGTAGTGTTTGTTTTAATGTTAGCCAAGTTTGTGTGGCGGCCCGTTTGCAACTGCCCAACAATACCGAAACTGTATTAGTGAATGGTAAAGCCTCACAACAATCTAGCGTAAAGCTCGACTTAACGACACCTGATGCTATCCAGCAAATTGCCTTTCGCTATCAAGCCCGTTATCGCGATAATGGTAGCCAGAATCACTTTACCTCTGACGTCATTATCTTGCGCTTTACTGCTAGCGAGCAAACCTACACTGTAGCGCTACCAACCATCAACTCAACCTCACGCGCCAATCAATTTAATGCTCATCCTGCAATAACCTTAACCAATCAGGCTGGCGATAAAGTTGCGTTTACACAAGATAAATTGATGAAAGCTGGCTTACAAATTGGTCGCGATTTTGAACAAGAAATGACGCTATACAATACCTCTGGAGCCATCGCAGCGATGGCCACTAACACCAAACTAAGTACAGTTTCAAACACCGAACCGGGCGCGGTTGTAATGACCCCATCAATGATGCCTGCTGCGACCGTTAAAGGTGAGCAAGCCGTTAATAATACCGCAGCAAAACCACTTAAAAAAACCGACGATATAACACAAGCAGAAGTGAGCCGGATGTTAGATTACTGGTATCAAAAAGCCAATCAGCAAACCCAAGCTGAATTTAAAGCCAAAATAAATAACTAA
- a CDS encoding pseudouridine synthase family protein, translated as MMADKTEYHIDITEHSTDAIGLLAQASGLGKQVLKDAMQKGAIWHSHGKQTNRIRRAKKPLQSGDKLHLYFNQYILDEQVAPAELLFDQGEYSIWYKPYGMRCQGSKWSDHTTINRYAELHIQPQRNAFIIHRLDRAATGLLILGHSKKTTAAIAKLFETSEFEKHYQVIVEGEFSSQPISIDSPVDNKPALSHATRLAYHPALNQSKVQVKIDTGRKHQIRIHMASLGHPVVGDRLHGNGNDHSPDLALTSCVFRFTCPLSNSVKTFELPEHYRPAFAATKST; from the coding sequence ATGATGGCTGATAAAACCGAATACCATATTGATATTACTGAGCACAGTACTGATGCCATAGGCTTATTGGCGCAAGCCAGTGGTTTAGGGAAACAAGTATTAAAAGATGCCATGCAAAAAGGTGCTATTTGGCACAGCCACGGTAAACAAACCAACCGCATTCGTCGCGCCAAAAAGCCCTTACAATCTGGCGATAAGCTGCATCTATATTTCAACCAGTATATTTTAGATGAACAAGTTGCACCGGCAGAGCTGTTATTTGATCAAGGTGAATACAGTATTTGGTACAAACCCTATGGTATGCGCTGCCAAGGTTCAAAGTGGAGTGATCACACCACTATTAATCGCTACGCAGAGTTGCATATACAACCGCAACGCAATGCCTTTATTATCCATCGGCTTGATCGTGCAGCGACTGGCTTATTGATACTGGGCCACAGTAAAAAAACCACCGCGGCCATTGCCAAACTATTTGAAACCAGTGAATTTGAAAAACATTATCAGGTGATTGTTGAAGGCGAGTTTTCTAGTCAACCCATTAGCATTGACAGTCCTGTCGATAATAAACCCGCACTGTCGCATGCCACTAGGCTTGCTTATCATCCAGCGCTAAATCAATCAAAAGTACAGGTAAAAATAGACACTGGCCGTAAGCATCAAATTCGGATTCATATGGCGAGTCTTGGTCATCCTGTCGTGGGCGATCGTTTACATGGCAATGGTAACGATCACTCACCCGATCTCGCGCTGACATCATGCGTTTTTCGTTTTACTTGCCCGTTAAGTAACAGCGTAAAAACCTTTGAATTGCCAGAGCATTACCGTCCAGCATTCGCTGCCACCAAATCAACTTAA